The Aphelocoma coerulescens isolate FSJ_1873_10779 chromosome 2, UR_Acoe_1.0, whole genome shotgun sequence genome contains a region encoding:
- the CYRIB gene encoding CYFIP-related Rac1 interactor B isoform X4 has translation MGNLIKVLTRDIDHNAAHFFLDFENAQPTESEKEIYNQVNVVLKDAEGILEDLQSYRGAGHEIREAIQHPNDEKLQEKAWGAVVPLVGKLKKFYEFSQRLEAGLRGLLGALTSTPYSPTQHLEREQALAKQFAEILHFTLRFDELKMTNPAIQNDFSYYRRTLSRMRINNVPAEGENEVNNELANRMSLFYAEATPMLKTLSDATTKFVSENKNLPIENTTDCLSTMASVCRVMLETPEYRSRFTNEETVSFCLRVMVGVIILYDHVHPVGAFAKTSKIDMKGCIKVLKDQPPNSVEGLLNALRYTTKHLNDETTSKQIKSMLQ, from the exons ATGGGTAATCTCATTAAGGTGCTAACCAGGGACATAGACCACAATGCAGCAcattttttcttggattttgAAA ATGCCCAACCTACAGAATCTGAAAAGGAAATTTATAATCAGGTGAATGTAGTGTTAAAGGATGCAGAAGGAATACTGGAAGACTTGCAGTCATATAGAGGAGCTGGCCATGAAATACGAGAG gCAATACAGCATCCAAATGATGAGAAGCTGCAAGAGAAGGCATGGGGTGCAGTTGTTCCACTAGTAGGCAAACTAAAGAAATTCTATGAATTTTCTCAAAGACTAG AGGCAGGACTGCGAGGCCTGCTGGGAGCCCTGACGAGCACTCCATATTCCCCAACACAGCACCTGGAGCGAGAGCAGGCTCTTGCTAAGCAATTTGCAGAAATTCTTCACTTTACACTCCGTTTTGATGAGCTCAAG ATGACAAATCCTGCTATACAGAATGACTTCAGCTACTATAGAAGAACTCTGAGCCGCATGAGGATTAACAATGTCCCA GCAGAGGGAGAAAATGAAGTAAATAATGAGTTGGCAAACAGAATGTCTTTATTTTACGCTGAAGCGACGCCAATGTTGAAAACCTTAAGTGATGCCACAACAAAGTTTGTGTCAGAG AATAAAAATTTACCGATAGAGAATACAACAGATTGCTTAAGCACCATGGCGAGTGTGTGCAGGGTCATGCTGGAAACCCC TGAATACAGAAGCAGGTTTACAAATGAGGAAACAGTATCATTCTGTCTGAGGGTAATGGTGGGTGTCATCATACTCTATGACCACGTGCATCCGGTGGGCGCTTTTGCCAAAACTTCAAAAATTGAT ATGAAAGGATGCATCAAAGTTCTTAAAGACCAGCCTCCTAACAGTGTAGAAGGCCTTCTAAATGCTCTCAG gTACACAACAAAGCATTTGAATGATGAGACTACCTCCAAGCAAATTAAATCCATGTTGCAATAA
- the CYRIB gene encoding CYFIP-related Rac1 interactor B isoform X2 has protein sequence MVPNVRYLNMGNLLKVLTCTDLEQGPNFFLDFENAQPTESEKEIYNQVNVVLKDAEGILEDLQSYRGAGHEIREAIQHPNDEKLQEKAWGAVVPLVGKLKKFYEFSQRLEAGLRGLLGALTSTPYSPTQHLEREQALAKQFAEILHFTLRFDELKMTNPAIQNDFSYYRRTLSRMRINNVPAEGENEVNNELANRMSLFYAEATPMLKTLSDATTKFVSENKNLPIENTTDCLSTMASVCRVMLETPEYRSRFTNEETVSFCLRVMVGVIILYDHVHPVGAFAKTSKIDMKGCIKVLKDQPPNSVEGLLNALRYTTKHLNDETTSKQIKSMLQ, from the exons GTACCTTAACATGGGGAACCTTCTAAAAGTTTTGACATGCACAGACCTTGAGCAGGGGCCaaattttttccttgattttgaAA ATGCCCAACCTACAGAATCTGAAAAGGAAATTTATAATCAGGTGAATGTAGTGTTAAAGGATGCAGAAGGAATACTGGAAGACTTGCAGTCATATAGAGGAGCTGGCCATGAAATACGAGAG gCAATACAGCATCCAAATGATGAGAAGCTGCAAGAGAAGGCATGGGGTGCAGTTGTTCCACTAGTAGGCAAACTAAAGAAATTCTATGAATTTTCTCAAAGACTAG AGGCAGGACTGCGAGGCCTGCTGGGAGCCCTGACGAGCACTCCATATTCCCCAACACAGCACCTGGAGCGAGAGCAGGCTCTTGCTAAGCAATTTGCAGAAATTCTTCACTTTACACTCCGTTTTGATGAGCTCAAG ATGACAAATCCTGCTATACAGAATGACTTCAGCTACTATAGAAGAACTCTGAGCCGCATGAGGATTAACAATGTCCCA GCAGAGGGAGAAAATGAAGTAAATAATGAGTTGGCAAACAGAATGTCTTTATTTTACGCTGAAGCGACGCCAATGTTGAAAACCTTAAGTGATGCCACAACAAAGTTTGTGTCAGAG AATAAAAATTTACCGATAGAGAATACAACAGATTGCTTAAGCACCATGGCGAGTGTGTGCAGGGTCATGCTGGAAACCCC TGAATACAGAAGCAGGTTTACAAATGAGGAAACAGTATCATTCTGTCTGAGGGTAATGGTGGGTGTCATCATACTCTATGACCACGTGCATCCGGTGGGCGCTTTTGCCAAAACTTCAAAAATTGAT ATGAAAGGATGCATCAAAGTTCTTAAAGACCAGCCTCCTAACAGTGTAGAAGGCCTTCTAAATGCTCTCAG gTACACAACAAAGCATTTGAATGATGAGACTACCTCCAAGCAAATTAAATCCATGTTGCAATAA
- the CYRIB gene encoding CYFIP-related Rac1 interactor B isoform X1, which produces MSLNWKRYLNMGNLLKVLTCTDLEQGPNFFLDFENAQPTESEKEIYNQVNVVLKDAEGILEDLQSYRGAGHEIREAIQHPNDEKLQEKAWGAVVPLVGKLKKFYEFSQRLEAGLRGLLGALTSTPYSPTQHLEREQALAKQFAEILHFTLRFDELKMTNPAIQNDFSYYRRTLSRMRINNVPAEGENEVNNELANRMSLFYAEATPMLKTLSDATTKFVSENKNLPIENTTDCLSTMASVCRVMLETPEYRSRFTNEETVSFCLRVMVGVIILYDHVHPVGAFAKTSKIDMKGCIKVLKDQPPNSVEGLLNALRYTTKHLNDETTSKQIKSMLQ; this is translated from the exons GTACCTTAACATGGGGAACCTTCTAAAAGTTTTGACATGCACAGACCTTGAGCAGGGGCCaaattttttccttgattttgaAA ATGCCCAACCTACAGAATCTGAAAAGGAAATTTATAATCAGGTGAATGTAGTGTTAAAGGATGCAGAAGGAATACTGGAAGACTTGCAGTCATATAGAGGAGCTGGCCATGAAATACGAGAG gCAATACAGCATCCAAATGATGAGAAGCTGCAAGAGAAGGCATGGGGTGCAGTTGTTCCACTAGTAGGCAAACTAAAGAAATTCTATGAATTTTCTCAAAGACTAG AGGCAGGACTGCGAGGCCTGCTGGGAGCCCTGACGAGCACTCCATATTCCCCAACACAGCACCTGGAGCGAGAGCAGGCTCTTGCTAAGCAATTTGCAGAAATTCTTCACTTTACACTCCGTTTTGATGAGCTCAAG ATGACAAATCCTGCTATACAGAATGACTTCAGCTACTATAGAAGAACTCTGAGCCGCATGAGGATTAACAATGTCCCA GCAGAGGGAGAAAATGAAGTAAATAATGAGTTGGCAAACAGAATGTCTTTATTTTACGCTGAAGCGACGCCAATGTTGAAAACCTTAAGTGATGCCACAACAAAGTTTGTGTCAGAG AATAAAAATTTACCGATAGAGAATACAACAGATTGCTTAAGCACCATGGCGAGTGTGTGCAGGGTCATGCTGGAAACCCC TGAATACAGAAGCAGGTTTACAAATGAGGAAACAGTATCATTCTGTCTGAGGGTAATGGTGGGTGTCATCATACTCTATGACCACGTGCATCCGGTGGGCGCTTTTGCCAAAACTTCAAAAATTGAT ATGAAAGGATGCATCAAAGTTCTTAAAGACCAGCCTCCTAACAGTGTAGAAGGCCTTCTAAATGCTCTCAG gTACACAACAAAGCATTTGAATGATGAGACTACCTCCAAGCAAATTAAATCCATGTTGCAATAA
- the CYRIB gene encoding CYFIP-related Rac1 interactor B isoform X3: MGNLLKVLTCTDLEQGPNFFLDFENAQPTESEKEIYNQVNVVLKDAEGILEDLQSYRGAGHEIREAIQHPNDEKLQEKAWGAVVPLVGKLKKFYEFSQRLEAGLRGLLGALTSTPYSPTQHLEREQALAKQFAEILHFTLRFDELKMTNPAIQNDFSYYRRTLSRMRINNVPAEGENEVNNELANRMSLFYAEATPMLKTLSDATTKFVSENKNLPIENTTDCLSTMASVCRVMLETPEYRSRFTNEETVSFCLRVMVGVIILYDHVHPVGAFAKTSKIDMKGCIKVLKDQPPNSVEGLLNALRYTTKHLNDETTSKQIKSMLQ, translated from the exons ATGGGGAACCTTCTAAAAGTTTTGACATGCACAGACCTTGAGCAGGGGCCaaattttttccttgattttgaAA ATGCCCAACCTACAGAATCTGAAAAGGAAATTTATAATCAGGTGAATGTAGTGTTAAAGGATGCAGAAGGAATACTGGAAGACTTGCAGTCATATAGAGGAGCTGGCCATGAAATACGAGAG gCAATACAGCATCCAAATGATGAGAAGCTGCAAGAGAAGGCATGGGGTGCAGTTGTTCCACTAGTAGGCAAACTAAAGAAATTCTATGAATTTTCTCAAAGACTAG AGGCAGGACTGCGAGGCCTGCTGGGAGCCCTGACGAGCACTCCATATTCCCCAACACAGCACCTGGAGCGAGAGCAGGCTCTTGCTAAGCAATTTGCAGAAATTCTTCACTTTACACTCCGTTTTGATGAGCTCAAG ATGACAAATCCTGCTATACAGAATGACTTCAGCTACTATAGAAGAACTCTGAGCCGCATGAGGATTAACAATGTCCCA GCAGAGGGAGAAAATGAAGTAAATAATGAGTTGGCAAACAGAATGTCTTTATTTTACGCTGAAGCGACGCCAATGTTGAAAACCTTAAGTGATGCCACAACAAAGTTTGTGTCAGAG AATAAAAATTTACCGATAGAGAATACAACAGATTGCTTAAGCACCATGGCGAGTGTGTGCAGGGTCATGCTGGAAACCCC TGAATACAGAAGCAGGTTTACAAATGAGGAAACAGTATCATTCTGTCTGAGGGTAATGGTGGGTGTCATCATACTCTATGACCACGTGCATCCGGTGGGCGCTTTTGCCAAAACTTCAAAAATTGAT ATGAAAGGATGCATCAAAGTTCTTAAAGACCAGCCTCCTAACAGTGTAGAAGGCCTTCTAAATGCTCTCAG gTACACAACAAAGCATTTGAATGATGAGACTACCTCCAAGCAAATTAAATCCATGTTGCAATAA